The genomic stretch TGGTGCTATGCCTTCCAAAATCCCAGACCACGGGACATCGCTGTTCATCCCAGAGGCTCCCAAGGGCTTCAGCCAACAACCGAATGGAGCGAACTCTTCCGCAAGCGGTTTGGGATTGGGCTTTACCCAAAACACGTCCCCGTTTCAATTCAACGGTTCTCCGACCGTTAGCACAAATCCCTTTGACAAACGCATTCAACCAGGTGTGTTCGATGCGTCCAAAAACAGCATTATATTTGCGCCGTCCACCAACACGAATGCAAATCCTTTCGCGCCATTCCAATCTGCTTCGGAGGAGCCCGTGGCCAACCCTTTCCAGAGGAACAACAATGTGCAGCCTCAGTCTACTCCGATCGTTCCCTCGGTAAATTCCTTCCAGAAGAGTAATATTGCACAACCTCAGTCCACAGCAACTGCGCCTGGGGGAAATTTCTTCTTGCAGAATAACAGCGCCGCGCATTCTCAGTCTACAAATCCTTCGCCGGTTGGAAATCCTTTTCTGCAAAATCGCAGTGCTTCGGAAGCCCAGTCTACAACTCCTGCACCTGTTGGCAATCCTTTCTTCCAGAACAACAGCGCTGCGCCGGCCCAGACTACCCCCACTGCACTCTTTGGCAATTCTTTGCAACAGAACAACAGTGCCGTACAATCTCCGTTTACAGCTGTTGCTACTTCAGGTAGTCCATTGACACTTGGAGGCTTTACAGCCTCACCAGCAAACCCTCAAGCCCAATCACCGGTTGGATCTTCGGGAGCAGCTGCAGGTACCGCGGTACCAACACCAACTCTTACTTCCACACTGCCTGGAGTGGCATTCAACGTCACGCCTTCACAAGGAGCCCCGCAGTCTGGGTTCTCCTTTACTCCATCAACTACGCCGCCTCAAGACACATCTGCACAAGATGCTGATAGACAAAAGGCAGAGCAAAACAAGCGCAATGCAGCCGAAAAACAACGGCTAGAGGATGAAGCACGACAACGCGTTCAGGCGGCGCAGcgagcgaggcaggcgaaAGAGGCGGAACAACGGCGAGAAGCAGAAGCTGCTGCAGCACGCCAACTTCAAGAGCAGGCTGATCGAGAACGCAAGGCACGCGAGAGACAGGAGGAGTTGGCACGACAGGCAAGGCAACGTCAGGTACAAGAAGAGCAGGCGACGACAGCACGGATACAAGAGATGGATGCGGCATTATTTGCAATTACTGAGGATATCATGTTCAATCCTAGGGAAGGGCTACTCCTTCAGTGGATCGACAATGCAGCTGATACTATGGCGCAGGATGTCGCAAAGGCGTTGGAGATGGAGAGGAGGGTGGCGAAGGTGGACCAGAACTACGAAGCCTATCTAAAGGACCTAAAGCGGGCGGCTTTGGCTAAGATTATGATGGCGGtgcagaagaagaagaaaatgGAGAGGGCACGCGAGAGGAGGAAGCGATGGAAGCAGACACGAGCTCGGGCCCTGACCAGGAATGATGAGGTGGTTGATATGCCTGCACCTGTAAAGTCGACATTGACGAACAGCAAGGCGCCAGCGACGTCCCAACCGGATGGACACTCGACTCCACAGCAGTCTGTTGCAGCTCCGAACTCCCGATGTGCTAAACGCACAGAGCAGCGTCACAAGGCTCAAGTGTCTGAGACGAATGGTGTCAAAGAGAAGGTTCCGACGCTGGGCAACTCTAGACTTGGGGCGGCAAAGATGACTTCCAAAGCTTCTAACGACGCGAGCACGAGCATCAACAAAGCTTCGGATTTCGGCTACTCGCAGGCTTATCTCAAGGCTGCTCAATATGCACCTGTTGACCGGACTGAGACCGACTGGTTCAGACTGCGGGCTCAGGGTATCGATCCTAGCAAGTATCGAAAGCGCAGCTTCGATTTCACATCATCCGACGATGACAAACCAAAGCTGATCGAGCCCAAGCGCGCCAAGTTGGCTACGTCACCGCCTGCGACCGAGGATCCAGTGCCAACGCCACCGAAAACCATGGAGGAGGAACAGCGAGCCCGTATTGAAGCCCTGAGGCATTCTTTCAGAACGTCGAGATCTGGAACATCACCGTCTTCGTCATTCAATGGGGCAATCTCTGCATATGGACGTTCGTCATTTGGCGATTCGACATCCCTGTTAGAACGAGCTCGACGGACCATCGCTGAGACAAAGGCAGGACTGCACGGCGGTATGTCCTTGTATAGATCTGGACCATTCGACGGACACGCCAGCCCAGTTATATCACGTGCGAATGATGTAGTACACGATTTCAGCCGCAGCGTCCCCAACCTAGGCTTTTCTGCATCACAAAGCCATGCTTCCACGTTTGGTAACAGCATCGGCCCTACTGCATCGACCAAGAATCGCCCTGCATACTGGGACCGTCCAAGCCGATTTGTACCCAAACATCTCTTTGGCAAGGGCGGAGAAGCGGTTCTTGCCTGGAGGAAAGAGCAAGGTTTGAGCAAGTCGCCTGCTAGCACCCGACCTGCTAGCACAGAGCCTTTGGCCATTTCGTCGCCCATCACGACATTCGAGGCGTATGCGCAGCCGCAGCCGAGCCAGATGGGTGGCTATCTCTCGTCGCCGACCAATACATTCGACACGTACTCCATGCAGCCTATTCAGGCCACAAGCTACACCCCAGACCAGTACACCAACGACGCATCCGATGTCAGCGGCGTAGAAGTTGTCGACGTGGATGCCGAAGACTCGCATCCCATCACAGTCGGCAACGAGGTGTCACAGTACAGCCAGGACGTCAATCTCGACTTCTACACAAATTCCCATTACGCATCTCAGGAGCACCATAAAACCTACACCCAGGATGCCGCGGAAGATGCGGACTCGGAGATGCTGGATGAAGACGATGTCGTAGACTACACAAACAACATGGAAGACGACGCTGGCTccgacgatgacgatgaggAACTCGATGATTCCGTCCAAGAGAGCTACGACGAAGAGGATGacgaggaggaggaagaggaagatgTGTCTGACGAAGAGGACGAGGACGTCAGTAACGCCAACACCAACGGCATGCAGCCCGGTGCTACAGAAGATGACGCTATCGAGCTTTCGGACTAGAGGCTCTGAAAGCATTGGCACTGGCAGTAGTAGAGAAGTCAAGTGGAGTGGAGTGTGGACTTGTATTATATGATTATTGTTTTTTCTGTAAAGCATAGCGATGGCGTCTTATGGATGGGCATGGAAATGGGCATGGGTTAGGCAATGGGACAGAGAGAAAGGCGGGCAATGATACCCCCATACTAGCTGGGCTACGCTGGGCTTTTTGTTTTACCTTTCAAGGTAGGAACATGGCTGGCGGGAATAAAAGATGACGTTTTTGTGCTTAACTTTGATATTTGTTCACTGTGATGGTGATGGGTGTGTTGTGATGTGATAAGTTATAACCTGAAAGTCTTTAGGGTATCAGTGGGCAACGTGTTCACGCACGTTGAGGCACCCTAGAGGTCTTCACACTTTTTTCAGCACGTCCTCCACTACATCCTGCTATTCTTTACAATGCCCTCAAACTGCGCAACGCCAATTATATTATGCAACCTAGCTATTATCCACCACACAAGCTACACTCGTACAAGCAAGTCTAGATAAGAGACGGACGTTAGTGCTACTAAATTCACCCACCAGCTTCCCGTAGAATACGATAGACTGCCTGATAGCACGCACACCTGATGTAAGCAACCATCTTCTTTGCTTAGTTATTAAACTGTGCATCTCGAAAGTTGAATTTTAGACCACGGACCTAGAGCTGTGTAGAGATATAGATAAGATGTTAATACATATATGTGTGATAAGGAAATAAACACCCTCTAAGATGTATAGTAAGTGCATTCTATGGAAGCATAACATAAACTTCTCGTCGAAAGAGTTTGTATTTGGATACAATCTTAGGAAATCAAATATGCGTAGGTTAGTAGCACACTCTCTCTATAAATATTAAAACCATTGTTTTATAGGTAGCACTCTAGCAAATGCTACATAGTTACGAGTATCATCGTATGTTTTAGCGATTGGAGGGTATCTAATTCTTTACCCTCTAAGCCCTCCTCTGATACTATTCTAAGAACTTATTATTCACGAAAACGTTCCCCTGCAAAATTTGTAGGCATCCATCTCCTGGTTCGGGTCCTCAGTGGGCACATCCTCAGCGGATACGTCATTAGCAGTTTTATCTTCAACATGCAAGCCTTTCTCTACCATCTTAGAGATGGTAGAGGCGCGGATCTCGATATGGGTAGGGTGTTGGAGAGGTGAAGAATAGACGGTCAAACTCGCCGTAGGCAGCCACGTTCGCAATCCGCGTTAGTTAGTCATTACGTCAATATATGGCCTAGGAAGCAAAGGTCAGTCAGTCGCAAACTTCTTGAAATTGATTATGGTAATATATCAAAGATGCTATATAGGGCCTGCTGGTGGTTCCACCAAGCGCTCAAACCCGCCCAATACTCTTGCAACATATACAAAGCGCTCCACCAGGCGATAGCCGCCTGGTGTTCCATCAAGTGAATCCCGCTTGATGCTCACACTATGTATATTGTTGCAACATCTGCCTAGTGCTCCAGCAAGCGGAGATGCCCGCTTGATGCCTTTACTAGGCAGTTGAGTCACAACTAGACACCGAAAGTAACACCCCGGATGATCTCGAGGCTCCCATCAAGGATTGGAACCTTACTCCTGAATGAAGCGATCCATGTCCGCATCCTCGATTCTGTAGCGGGCATCATCCTCAGCCTTGCCTTTAGCATCATCCTCAGCACGAGCAGGCCTCAACCCGAATGTGGAACCACCACGACCGCGACCACGGCTAGGGGTTCCCATCGATTGCGGATTTGCTGCGTCGATGCGATCCCTTGAAGTCTTTTGGATGCGAAAGTTTGGGGTGCCTCGGGTCGACTGGCGACCACGGGTATAGCCTCTACCACGACCTCGGCCGGCACGCTGGTCAACGCTGGGGCATTGCGCTTGTCTATGGCCACGGCCACCACAGCAGAAGCACACATGTTCGCTGTGAGCCCCTCGTCCCCATATTTCAGCTGCAGGGTAATGAACACTGGCGGCCTCGTCATGTGGCGGTTTCATCGATTCCAAGTCGGAAGTTGTCGATGGCGGAGGCAGAGGTGCATCGACAAGCGGTGGCAGACGATAGCCGCTACATTAAGGCTTCGAGGGATGTGCCCATACCCTCGCGTACTTTTCCAGCCATGATATCCCCTTGGGGCCCTGCAAAGCAATAGGCCATATCTCCTCGATTTCCAACTTGGCATGACGATACCGGCACCCGGCACCAAACGGGCAGGCTTCGAATGTGCAGAGCGTAACGAAGCAGAGGTAGTAATCTTTGTCCTTGGCAGGCACATTCAGGTATTGCGAAGACGGGTTCACGAGCCCGGTGTCGTGTTTGTATGCGAGGTTGtcgcgatgccaggcacGGCTAAAGTCCTGGGCCGTTGGTGGCCATTGCTTTGCACTGGGAGGAAGCGCAGCTGCCAGACCGAATCTGGCGGCTCGGATGACATTGTTGACGATCACATCGTGGCCGGTCTGGGTGACGTTCAGCTCGTGAACGGGAAGCCCCGTGAGCTTGCCGACATTTGTTGTCCGGTTGATATTTTCGGCAACGTGCCCTTGGGTAGCAGCGGACGCCTTCACAACAGGCGAGACTGCGGGTTGCTTCAGGCTGGACTGCACCGGCATTGTCTCTAGGCTTGGTATTTGTACTTGCTTTCGCACTAGCATTTGCGTTTGCATTTGCTCTGGCGCCGCGGCTGGCGTAGTTGGCAATTATATTCCTTCTGAGATTGACGAATTCCCAGAATTCGGCAGCTTCGTGGGCACGCTCGCCACCCTCATCATAAAGGTGTTTGAAGGTAAACGCCTTTGCCACTATCTTTTTGGCTATCTCGTATCTTGCCTTGGCCTACAGAGCTGTATTTCATTAGCGTGTTTTCGCAACATCTTTCGGACTTCATATACTATTGACTTCCTCCATATTTGCGCGCTGTGACTTTGATGCTTCAGTCAGATGTTGGTGGGGAGAAGAGGGAGGAGATGGACAACATACGGTCGTCAAGTGAGAGCCAGAAAAGTGGAGCTAGCTTAGCGTGCACAGCAAGAGAGACGACTCACCTTCACATCGTTTACCGAAAATCTACTGAAACATTGGACAGCTCCTTACACAGCTTGTTCTCTTTGTCTAAAAGCGGATATAACTTTCAAGCTCTATGTCATCAGACGCGCATGGCACAGTGGAAAATCACACACGTTGTGCCTGTACCAACTCATTTCGTATGTGAGCAGAAGTTTGCTGATCTGACAGATGATATTTGCCCTGTGCTTTCGTGGATAGACGACATGAATTTGAAAGACTCCGTCAGTGAAGCCTTCCCAAAATGGATATATCCGTGCTTCGATTTTCGTTAGAATGGAGCGAGAGCGTAGGTTGTTCTCGCAGATCAGGAAGCCCTACTATTGAAGAAGAATTCTAGACTTTGTTTGAAAGTAACGGCCAATATAAGAAAAAATCTTACCATTTATCTTAAATTGGAAACCGTGCAGTTATCTAAATGTACCGCGTGCTGAAGGAAACAACCTCACATGACTCCAAAGTGTGTATTCTGCCACGAGCCCTAGTTTTAGAAGTCTTACATACCATTCACAATATTCATTTTCCACCAGATAACCCCAGTCACAAACTCTTCTTTCCACACTTGTTCACAAGCATGACTTCGATGCAGAATTGCTACAGTATGAGCTGGCACGCTACCAGCGAGAGAATGTTCCTCCAATGGGCTACTACTCCTACTTTGGCATCCACCTCGCCGACATCTATGAGAACTGCAGAATTTCACTCCTCACCATGATTGGGGGGAGTTCGTTCCAGAAACACATTGCGCAAAGGTACATGCTCATGGTGAATATGATTGGTGTTTCTATCGCTGTATTCATCGAGATCCTTGATCTCGGTATCTCGGGCTTCCAGGCCTACACATTGTGCCAACAGTGGAAGCATCCCGTGAATGATGCATGATCAGCCCATGTTCATGGCTCCCGGGAAGATGGGCTTGGAACGAGGGTGGAAGTGAAGCAGATGTGCTCAAGCGAGATGCGTCACAATGAGTCAGGGGTGGAAGAATTGAGGCAAGGACGTGCAAGCGAGGATGTGTTGTGATAAAACGATGATGGAAAGTGTGAGGCAAGTAGGCAAGAACAACCTTCCAAGCGAGATCCCTGCCCTACTCACGTGATGATGTGCTACGCGACGGAACCACCAAATCTCCTGAAACAACTTCAGCATTATTCTAGATCCCGAATTCTCCGTCCCGTCTGCCTGCACCTGCATCCCTTCCATCCGACCGGGCAAAACAAAGCACTCAATTCTGACTTGCCGTCCTATGTAAGCGCCACATCACGTTTTGACCTCCCTCCCCCTGTCCAGTCCGCAACTGCGACATGTCGCTCGCATCAACAACCCCAAATACGAGCAATCTAGATCCTGGAGCAGACGCAATACGAGGCCCCCCTTCCAACCCCAGCACCGCTTCACGGTGTTCCAAAATTTCGGGCTTCCGGACTTTTCGCTTATGCAAGCCCAGGCCAGGTGGTGTCTCGTATCTCATGATATGAAAGTCCGCGGAAGGACGAAGAGGAGGGTACGTGCCATATGCAACGAAATGCGACATGCATGCGCCTCAAGTTGCGAATGCGCTAGTCATGCTAGAAATTCAGCTTCTCTTACTGTATGCAGTACTAGTTTGTGACGGAGAATTAACGCGTTCGGACAGATCGACAAGCAGAAGACGGGAAGATTCGATCCACCTATTGCATCGATTTCTTTGATCTTTGTTTTTTATGTGTCGGTAAAGATTTACCTAAGTGAGGATGGAGCGGATGATTCTTTTAACGATTAGCCACCAACGATGGGATTTAAAGATAGCCATCAGATCAGCAGAGAACTAAGGATCGTGGTAGATTCATGTACATGGATCTTTTCCCTCCATCACACTTACGATATAGCACGGTTATAGGCACTCCACGTATGACTCTATCACCGTCATAAATCACAAACAAACCATACCGTCGTCCTCGGAGTCCTCGGAGCCCCCAACCCATATCGCCAGCCTCCACTTCCACTGCCTCCTGTACACGCATTGCAAAATGTCTCTTCGGCAGTCAACAACCCGCGCTAACAGCCCCAATGCTAACAAAACTTCCTTCTGTTGACCGGTGAGAGAAAAGTTTTTCTCAGAACCTCCTGCATACCATTAACCCTCCATCCACCCATCTGCACCCCATCTCCCCATCCCGCTTCCCCGCCTTCAACCCCTTACCCACAGATGCCCCCCATATGCTCACCATCGAAACTCGGCTCAAACCCCGTCCGGTGAGAAGAACATTGAAAAAAGCATACGCAAACATACTGAGAAACCTGCTTTTGCACCCGCATTGCGCTAACCCGTTACAAACCCCCCATGCATACAGCACATGCATGTAAGCCCCCTCATGTATTCATCTCCCTCACACACGCATTCCATTTGAAACAACAAGATTATGATTCCCCACAGGCATGCCTTAATGACGAACAAATGGCATGCAGCAACAGCACGGGTTCGTCTTGCAGGGCGCTAAGACCGTCGCGTAGAATTTTCTCACTGCTGGGGGGGCTTGAGCTGGCGTCGATTGGATTGCGTTGACATGGGTTCGTTCGTTTCCTGCCGCTTCCTGTGCGTCACTGTTCTCTCACACTTGGACGTTTGTTATCCCTTCCAACATACGAAATGAAGAGTGCCACCTAACTCTCGAGCTCCAGTCCGGCTCCTCTAATGCTTTAGCTTTGGTATACTGGGTTCAGCATCCAACAAGAAACAGAAAACACACAGTGGAACCCCGCTACACTGTACCGTGTTGTTACAACCAAGCAAGCGAGTATCTTAAACCCCATGCAGGAACACCGCCCGTCACTTCCTCCTCTTGTTTGCCCCTCGCCTCTAGCCGCGCATCACATATAAACAATAGAAACCTTCTTGTTCCTTTCCCCAAGACAAGCATTACCCCCATCCAAAGCACAACAAAAATAAACAAAAGAAAACACCTTCCTAAATAACTAGTTCATACACGTAAATGTATAACAGACCTTATAACCTTGGTTCGAACTTGTCCTTACCAACAACACCCTCGCGAATCGGCCAATTCACCACGCATTTGCGCAACTAGTGCGGCAACGAACAGTGATATGGGCGGTGTGTGGGTCAAATAAATGATGCAATATTCCATTGAAGAAAAGTCCCTGTCCCGATGCCGTATTTTGCCTTACCCATACCCCATAGTTCCCTATACCATAATCAATACCGACACCCCCACTAAGATAACCATACCTTCCAGATACGTATGCGTATGTCTGTGTGTTCGTGCCGTGTTGTAGACAAGGATCATTGTCAGTTAGTCAAGCCGGCGGATTTACAATCGACATGGAAGATTTGCGGCGTAGAGGCATGCATGGGCTTTTCTCGCTTGTCTTGTCTTGGCCTCGGTTGCGGCATGCATTGCATGCTTATATGTGCGCGGAATATAGGTATTACGACAAACGAAAGACGACGACGGTGGCGCGGGCTGTTTCTCATGAGGCGGGGTGAAGCGAGAAGGAAGGGGTGGTGGAATGTCATTGTTCGGGGGAAAAGCGTGTGTTGGGTTGGGCTAGGCTGGGCTTGCCGGCTTTGCTAGCATCCCCCCCTCCCTCGAGTCATTCGTTTCTAGTTTCTCAAGGGTTACGAGGCATAGCGAAAATCATGCGAGGAATTCATAGTGTCGgaacatgcgcgtacagccagcccggcgagtttttccgggccggaagcttggaccactagttagaccaagcttcccgcttagctcgcaaccgtacatatggagatctctccatccagctcttgctcactactaatcaaatactatacactttgttcgttgcaacgactgctagtattcgacacctttgccgtgtcaacactgatcagtggTTGATATGACCACAGATCGGCAAGACATCTGTGTACAGAGGGCCCATCAGCATTGCGTCTGTGTAGCCTAGGTAAAGAAGCGACTCTTAGTACGACCTTGTATCGTATTAAGCAGTGCGAAGAACAGATCCGCCCACGAGCGTTCGTTTCGGCTGACGGAGTCTGAAAGAGATCCAGAACTAGGGATCTGCGTCAACTACGCACCAAAACCCGACAAAATCACCGGCGAGCAACCCCGCCACAGTCAACCCCGCGACGAGCGACCTACGGGCAATCTACAAGCGACCCACAGGCAACCCCGCGACTCACAAGCAACCCACCGGAATCATGCCTACAAGCATTACTACCCGGCAATGGTACCCAAAGGTGTACGCGGACGAGTACACCAATACCCAACTCGACATTGCAACCGATGCTATTATCCCTGGTCAGATAAGCACTATTGCTATCGACTGGATGATACAGGCCGAAGAGAACGGAGACTTTGACATCATGCTTATTCAAGACTTCCAAGAGACATTTGCAGGATGGTCTCTCAATCATTTCAATGCAATGGACATGCGAGTCCGTACAGCAGTCAAGAACATACTCCGCGACCGAGGTGTCTACATCGAGAAGAACAGCCGCAACACCATCGCACAACAGCTAGTCAATCTCCTTAGCCTTACACGCTCTCCCGACTGGCCCATTGACGAGCTCAACGTTATGCGACTCAACCCAGACTTCAAATGCCGACAGATAGCAGAAGAGGCACAACACGCTAGAACAACTCAACAAAGCAGCAACCCGCCAACTCAAAGCGCCAGTATAAACTATGCGCCATCTCCTGCTCAGGCAAACGTAACAGCCCTCACCAACCTCGCAAAGGTATACAGTGAGGAGGAGAAGTTCAGTGGCGACAAGTATGACGTCCTCGACAACAAGATAGTCATCTTTAAAGACCATTGCGAAAAGGTTGGCATTACGACACCAGCACAGTACAAACTTGCAGTCTCTACTATGCTTAGAGGCAAGGCCTCAGCATACTACTACAACTACATTGCTCCACTCAACCTAGACTACGACAGCATTATCAAGAAACTAGGGGAGTACTTTCACACGAGCGAGAACTACCAAATGTTCTTAAGTGAGTGGCGCACCATTATGCTGAAAGACGTCATCGCCAACAACCCCGACAAGACACTCACCCAGTGTCTCGACATAGTCATCGACAAGCTCCAGCTGCTGCACCAGGCAATGACTCAACAGAATGGACCAAGCGAGCTCGCTCTTACAAGCCAACTTATTGCTGCCTGTCAAGGCGTCGAAGCATGTAGCGCAGTCCTTATCCGCCCAGCTTCAACCTTTGAAGCCGTTGCCTCAGAACTCCGCAACGCTGTCGGCAACTGGACGCGCTGCCATCCGCGCTCACAGTTCAACTGCGAGGAGTCCGATCCGAGCGAAGACGCGTTCTACACAAACCGCCGATACAACCGCAACGATAGCGGACAACGCGACAAACCGCGCAACTATAGCGCACAAGGCCAAGGCGAAGGATCCCGCAACTACAACCGCGGAGGATCCCGCTTCCAACGCAGCTTACCCCGATCGCAGTACAACGATGATACACAGCGCCGCAATAACAGGAAGTGCTACGTCTGTAGCAAGCCAGGCTGCTGGTCAACTCGTCACTCTAGAGAAGAGCGAAAGGAAGCGCAACAACGTTTCCGGACGTACGTGCAGACCCGCAACGTCGATATAGACTACGAAGCTTTCCTTGCCCAGTTTGAGGGCATTGACCTTaatgacgacgacgataaCGGCGGCACGGACGAAGAACTCGACGCGTTCTTCAACAACGACCAGTTTGATACAAAGCACCAGTTTCTCACTGCTACCTGCGGTGCAGTTGATGGAGGAACAATGGTACGCAACCTCAACAACGCCGCCGCTCTACACGCGATCACGAAGATCGACCCATACGCCGGCAACGACATTGCCAAAGAGGCAAGCCACCTCTTCACACTCGATCACCGGTACGGGCGCGAGCAGTTCCAAGGCATCATGCCAGACACCGGCGCGGCCGGAGTGTCTACAGCAGGCAAGCAACAGGTTACAGCGTTACACCGCATCCAACCGTTATGGATTGACAAGTCAACTGC from Pyrenophora tritici-repentis strain M4 chromosome 1, whole genome shotgun sequence encodes the following:
- a CDS encoding SAC3, Nuclear protein export factor, with the protein product MAGPRGGRGGDRRRGGHGGAHSNRGRGKSHAQNDERSSQGVSTPRNQGRQNGGSSNARGSPSSSTVTTAIDSPAPNFAPHEYQKRLQFIKAQRPKIRAKFIKDGLMNPDGQMRLADSVKLYGLCQEMCPEYERVRRIVELDVKAPECTPETQHLPSRNQRKADESRMVKAYARSAAGMDVELVSEIRNPATCLRTLKYLYGRLDEDDFEFLHSWLWDRTRAVRKDLRTQRIENRHDINILLTSLEYSARFYMLSAHHMARSNKDNYSHQQDVEQLNQTLISLKERYVDNRRAGIISTNEAEFWAYRLILAPIYANTALENELHHLPSDLKHNPRIQTALEIFRLLKSIIIHRPTKNSIQCQSNWKKFWDLIRSPRVSYLMACAAAISFNRVRHVVLDAVWRVYRLGLYRHQRDVTDWTTGKLREVLGMDTDSEAVKFCEAHGFVFGVDENGATYMDIKQRFYERKAHVLPKADVKPQFFSASIVEPKRYGRPLSAVIAGQTVREATTGAMPSKIPDHGTSLFIPEAPKGFSQQPNGANSSASGLGLGFTQNTSPFQFNGSPTVSTNPFDKRIQPGVFDASKNSIIFAPSTNTNANPFAPFQSASEEPVANPFQRNNNVQPQSTPIVPSVNSFQKSNIAQPQSTATAPGGNFFLQNNSAAHSQSTNPSPVGNPFLQNRSASEAQSTTPAPVGNPFFQNNSAAPAQTTPTALFGNSLQQNNSAVQSPFTAVATSGSPLTLGGFTASPANPQAQSPVGSSGAAAGTAVPTPTLTSTLPGVAFNVTPSQGAPQSGFSFTPSTTPPQDTSAQDADRQKAEQNKRNAAEKQRLEDEARQRVQAAQRARQAKEAEQRREAEAAAARQLQEQADRERKARERQEELARQARQRQVQEEQATTARIQEMDAALFAITEDIMFNPREGLLLQWIDNAADTMAQDVAKALEMERRVAKVDQNYEAYLKDLKRAALAKIMMAVQKKKKMERARERRKRWKQTRARALTRNDEVVDMPAPVKSTLTNSKAPATSQPDGHSTPQQSVAAPNSRCAKRTEQRHKAQVSETNGVKEKVPTLGNSRLGAAKMTSKASNDASTSINKASDFGYSQAYLKAAQYAPVDRTETDWFRLRAQGIDPSKYRKRSFDFTSSDDDKPKLIEPKRAKLATSPPATEDPVPTPPKTMEEEQRARIEALRHSFRTSRSGTSPSSSFNGAISAYGRSSFGDSTSLLERARRTIAETKAGLHGGMSLYRSGPFDGHASPVISRANDVVHDFSRSVPNLGFSASQSHASTFGNSIGPTASTKNRPAYWDRPSRFVPKHLFGKGGEAVLAWRKEQGLSKSPASTRPASTEPLAISSPITTFEAYAQPQPSQMGGYLSSPTNTFDTYSMQPIQATSYTPDQYTNDASDVSGVEVVDVDAEDSHPITVGNEVSQYSQDVNLDFYTNSHYASQEHHKTYTQDAAEDADSEMLDEDDVVDYTNNMEDDAGSDDDDEELDDSVQESYDEEDDEEEEEEDVSDEEDEDVSNANTNGMQPGATEDDAIELSD